The Haloplanus sp. GDY1 genomic sequence GAACGCGTCGACGAACCCCTCGACCTCGTCGTCGAGGCCGTCGAGCGTCTCGGCCGCCCCCCGCAGGCCGTCCGCCGTCTCGTCGGCCGTCAGTTCGGCGACGGCGACGTCGTCGGGGTAGCCGAGCGCGCCCGCGAGGGCGGCGTACACCGCCGCTCGGGCCGCGTGGCGGGTCGGGTCGCCGTCCGTTCCCGAGGACCGTCGCTCCTCGCCGTCCGTTCCCGAGGACCGTCGCTCCTCGCCGTCCGTTCCCGAGGACCGTCGCTCCTCGCCGCCCGCTGCCTCGTCCGCGTCGTGGTGGTCTGACATGGGTCTGCTCATGGCTGGTTGGTCCACAGTTCGCCCTCGCGCACCTCCATCTCCTCCTGGAAGGGCACGTCGACCACCTTCTTCCCGCGGCGGTCGTACCCCTTCACCCGGGTCTCCTTGACCGTGTACGTCTCGATGAGCCGGGTGGTCGCGCCGAACAACTGGAGGATGCCGAGGACGTGGTGGCTCGGGTTTCGCACCCGATCCTGTACGATCTCGATGCTCTCGCGGTAACTCCCTCCGGGCCAGTCGTTGCGCTTTTGCGCCGTGTTCGGGGTGAACATCTGCGTCAGGAAGTCGGGCGGGACGTGGTAGGGAGGCATGTAGAACACCTGCGGCCGGGTGCCGAACTGGGGGTACAGCGGCAGCGCCACCTTCTCGTCGGAGTGGACGAGGTAGTTGATCGGCGACCGGCCGCCCGGCGCCGAGTTCGACCCGCCCGGTGGGCCGGCGTCCGGCCCGCGGTTGATGTTGCCGTGCAGCCGCGTCTTCCCGATGCAGGAGGAGACACACCGCGGGACGTTCCCCTCCTCGATCCGGGGGTAACAGCCGACCGGCTTCTCGGTCACCCCCGTCTCGGGGTTGTACATCGGCTTGTGGTACGGACAGGCCTTCACGCACTTGCGGTAGCCGCGACACCGCTCCTGATCGAGGAGGACGATGCCGTCCTCCTCGCGCTTGTAGATGGCCTGACGCGGGCAGGCGGCGAGGCAGGCCGCGTTCTTGCAGTGGTTGCAGAGCCGGGGCAGGTAGAACTGCCACATGTCGTGGTACTCGCCCTCCTCGAGGTCCGACTCGACCACGTCGCCCGCGGGGTACTCGCCGTGGGCCATGTCGTCGCCGAGCGCGGGGTACTCCCACTCCTCCTCGCGGGCGACGTAGCCGTGGACGCGTTCGCCCTGCTCCGCGGCCTCGAACACCGTCTGCTCGCCGTCCAGGTCGTCGAGCAGGCGCATGTCCCACCCCATCGGGTAGCCGCCGTACGGCTCCGTCTCGACGTTCATCCACCACATGTACTCCTCGCCCTTCCCGCTGGTCCAGGTGGACTTGCAGGCAAACGAGCAGGTGTTGCAGTTGATACACCGGTTCACGTTGACGATCATCCCCCAGTGCCAGTCCCGCTCCTCCTCGCGGTGTTCGTAGGGGTAGTCGTGCTCGCGGCCGAGCTGTGGGTTGTAGACCTGTGGCATCAGTCGTCACCTCCGCGCAGGGGGTTGTACCGGCTGCTCGTCGTCCCGTTCGTGGCCGTGTCGTCGCCGCCATCGCTCGACCCGTCGGACTGCAGCGACCCGTTCACGTACCCCTGGAACAGGTCGTCCTTCCGGGCGTCGCCGGGCCACCAGTCCGCCTCCGCGTACTTCTCGACCTCCACGAGGTCGTCGCGGTTCGTCCCCGTCGGCGCCCACACCGTCTCCTCGTAGCCCGCTTCGAGGGTCGCGCCGTGCCAGGCGATCTCCTCCTCGATCTCCTCGGAGATGTTGGGGTCGCCGAACACCCCCTTGTGAACCAGGTCGTCGGTCTCCTGTGCGGGGTCGAGCCAGATGTTCGTCGTCACGTTGTACCCCTTGATGCCGTCCTCGTTCTCCTCGTCGTCGGCGAAATGTTGGGGCCACCAGCCGTGCCAGATGGTCAACTGGCCCATGTCGCCGGCCGAGCGGGGGCGCTGGCGGTCGCTGACCATCACCCGCACCACGAGGTCGCCGCGCTTGCCGGTGATGCGGACGTAGTCGCCGTTCTCGACGTCGATGTCGGCGGCGTCCTCGGGGTGCATCTCGACGAACGCCTCGCCCAGCGGCGGGGCGTCGTTGGTCTCGCCCTCGCCCGTCGGGAACGAGAAGTCCTCGACGAGGCGGTCGGTGCCGTCCGGGTCCGCCGAGGTGGAGCCGAAGTCCCGCGCCGACCAGATCAGGTTCCAGTCCGTCATCCCCCACGAGGAGTGGGTGCGGTACTTCGGATGCGGGGTGTTGTAGTAGAACTGGTAGCCCTGGTCGTGATACAGCGGGTTCTCCTCGTCTTTGGCCTCGTCCCACTTCTCGTTCACCCCGTAGGGCGTCCCCTCCGGACTCTCGATGTGGTCCAGGTCGTCGCGGCCGAGTTCGAGGAACCGGTCCTCCTCCTTGTGGAACTCCATCCGGCCGGTCTTGGTGTAGAACGGCCGATCCTCGTGGATCTGCGAGTAGAAGGGGATCCGGGGGTAGGTCTTGAGTTGTAAGCGGACCGGCCCGTCCTCCAGATCCGGGACGTCGATGTCGCGGGTGGTCATGCCCGCGTCGAGCGTCTCCTGGATGTAGTTGCGCACGTCGCCGTCGTCGTCGAGGAACTCCGCGAAGTAGGAGCGATAGGAGTCGACGGTGCGCTCCTCGGGCGGGATCTTCTCGTCGAGTTTCTCGGCGACGAGCGCACAGATTTCGCCGTCCTGCTTGGTGTCGTAGATGGGATCCATCACCCCGCTGTCCATCTGGAGGAAGGGGTTCTCCGGGCCGACCGTGATGTCGGGGTACTCACACTCGAGCCACGAGGGAACCGGGAGGACGATGTCGGCGTGTCGGGCCGAGTAGGTCATGTGCATGTCCGACACGATAAGCAGTTCGTTGCCCGTGTCGGGGTGTTTGACGAAGTTCTCGACGACGTGCTCCTGGTGTTTGGTCTGGTTCAGGAGGTTGCAGTTCATCGTCCACAGGATCGCCGGCCGCGACATGGTGTAGGAGTCGGCGTTCTCCGGCAGCACCGGCTCGGCGGCGTCGCCCTGGGGCACCAGATCCAGGTCGCCGTCGAAGTCCCCGCGGATCGAGTGGGGGTCGAGTTGCTCGCCGCCGAAGAAGGCGAAGGCGTAGCCGGGGTACATCCCGTGGGCGCTGTGGCCGTCGGGGTTGACGTACGTCGGGTAACCGTCCAGGAGTTCGATCTTGTACTGGCCGGAGTAGTTGTAGTAGCCCGCGCCGCGCTTGCCGACGTTGCCGAGCATCGACTGGACGAAGAAGATGGTGCGCTGGAGCGAGTCGTTGGAGTGGAACCAGTGGTTGATCCCCTCGCCGGTGAACCACTGGCCCTTCTCCGCGGCGGCGAACTCGCGGGCGGTCTCACGGAGCTTCTCCGCCGGGATGGTCGTGATGTCCTCGACCGTCTCCGGGTCGTAGCGCTCCACGATGTTCGCCTTCTGTCGGGCGAAGTCGGTGTGGACGGCGACGCTCGTGCCGTCCGCGAGGCTCACCTCGCGGTCGACCTCCAGTTGCGCGTCGGCCGGCGTCTCCGACCCCACCTCCTCGCGGGTGACGGGGACGAGTTCCCCGTCGCCGTCGACGGCGACGAAGTCGCCCCAGTCGTCGCCGCCGCCGTGGTGGGCCAGCCCCGCCTCGCCCTCCGTGCCGCCCTCGGGCGGTTCGTGCTCCGGGAACACCTCGTGAGCGCGGAGGTACTTCCCGGTGTCCTGCCGGATCAGGAGGGGCAAGCTGGTGAACTGCCGCATGAACTCCGGATCGTACAGCTCCTCCCGGATGATGACGTGGGCGACGCCGAGCGCGAAGGCGGGGTCGCTCCCCGGGCGGATGGGGAGCCACCGGTCACACTTCTGGACGGTCGGCGAGTAGTCGGGGTAGACGCCGACCATCTCGCCGCCGCGCTCGCGGGTCTCCTGGAGCCAGTGGTTGTCCGCGAGCTTGTTGTGGATCAGGTTCTTCCCCTGCATGATGGTGTAGTCGGCGGCGCGCCACGCCGAGGCGTCGGCGTCGCTGGTCTGGTAGCCCGTGGTGATGACGTGCCCCGGCGGCAGGTCGGCGTACCAGTCGTACTCCGTCCACTCGCAACCGCCGAAGATCGAGGCCAGCCGCCGGCCGGCGCCGTGACGCGTGATCAGGCCGTCGGCCTTGATGGCGTTGAAGACGTGGAACCGTTTTTCGTCCTCCAGATTCGCCATCTTCTCGGCGATGAGGTCGATGGCCTCGTCCCACGAGACCCGCTCGAACTCGTCTTCACCCCTCCCTTCGGGGCTGGGGTCCTCGGGGTCCCAGCCCTTCCGGACCATCGGGTACTTGATCCGCGAGGGCTCGAAGGTGCGGCGATGCAGGGTCAGCCCCTTCATGCAGCCCCGCGGGTTCCAGTGGCGGCTGACGCCCGCCTCCTCGTACCCGCCGGGGCTGCCCGGCCCGGGACTCCCCTCCTCCTCGTGGTAGATCTGTTCGGCCCGGATCGGCACCCCGTTTTTCATGTAGAAGTTGAGCGCACACGACTGGGTGCAGTTCGGGTGACAGACCGTCCAGTCCACCCGGTCGTACGCGTAGATGTCGTGGTACACCTGCTCCCAGTCGCGGTTGGGGTAGGACTTCAGCGGGTTGTCGACCGACGTCACGGGGTCGACGGACTGGGTCGCCCCCCACCCGCTCGTGAGCAGCGCACCCAGGGATCCCGCGCCGGCGGCCTTGATGAAGTCCCGCCGTCCGAGACTCACGACCGGTCACCTCCCCGTACCTGCCGTCCGCGGTGCTCGCGTGACATGCGTGAGCCTCACCCACGACGGACGGAAAACCCGGACGCGCGATGTCAGCGGCTGGGAAGCCACGCGAACCGCTTCGTGGCGGGGTTTATACGGAGTCCGGAGGCGGGAGGTCGGACGCGGCGGAAAGAGAGGAGACGCGTTACTGCGTCGGCTCGACCGTCAGGTCGCTCGCGATCCAGCCGTCGGTGTTGCCGGATTCCATGAAGACGGTGCGGCCGGGACAGCTCTCACAGACCGACACCGTCGGCCGCTCGGGCAGCTCCGGCTCCCCCTCGTCGTCCGTCCCCGACTGGGTTCCAGTGGGCATCGACCGTGTTTAGGGAAACCTAAAATAAAAAGGGTGCGGTTCGCGGCGTCGCGTCGACCGCGGCGCATTTAGGTTCGGGAATGGATGCGCTCGACATGTACCGCGACGTGCTCGGGTGGGTGGCGACCGTCCTCGCCGTCACGATGTTCGCACCGATCTTCCTGTATCTGATCACCGGCGCGGCCGTCGGCTTTCTGGTCTCCTGTTCCGGGGGACCGGCGGGGACGATGGTCGTCGGCGCCTCCGGCGCGGAGAGCCTGGAACTCTCGTGTCCGGCGGTTCGGACGCTCGTGAAGACGGCCGTCGCCGTCGGCGGCGGCGCCGCGGCGACGGTGAGCGTCGCCGTCGTCGCCGTGGGCGACCTCATCAGGGGGACCTACCGGTGACCGGCGGGACGTTTTTGAGTCAGGCTGCCGTCACGTACGCGCGGGGTGACGGCAGATGACCCTCGTACCACACGTCCCAGCGGACGAACCGAGACGCGACCGTACGCCACCGGACCTCGACGAGATCGTCGAGCGAATCGTGTACGGCGACTCGCGGGCGACGGGTGGCTGACGGGGCGATCGGTCACCCTCGGCGGCCGTCGCCGTCGGGGTCACCCGTGAGCCACCGGGTCACGGGCTCCCGTGACGACGTGCCCGCCACACCCGGTGTCGCTACGCCGGCGACACCGGATGCACTTCCCAACAGTCGGGACACTCCGCGTAGGGCGGTCGACCGTCCTCGGGAGCGACGATCCGCCAGCCCGGAATGCTCGTCCCGCAGTTCGGACACTGTGACATGGGGGGAGGGGAGCGTGTGACGGTGTCCCCATCGGCGGATCCGGCCGCTGGGGGTTAGTTAATCGGTACTTACCGGTCTTCGGGCCGAGCGTGAACCGGCCGTTCCACGGGAATCGTCCCCCGCGTCAGAGCAGGACCCCGCCGAGGACGAGCAATCCGACGGCCGCGACGGCCGCCGCGGTGAGAAACGGCGCCGCCCGCCGGGCGGGGTCGCGGACCTTCCGCTCGTCGAGGCCGTCGATCAGTCGCCCCGAACCCACCTCGACCAGGCCGGTCAGGACGACCCAGAGCACCACCATCGCGACGACGAGGTATCCCCGGGTCGATCCGAGCAGGGTCTCGGCGGTGTAGCGCGTTCCGGCGAGGTGGCCGCCGGTCAGAAAGAGCGCCAGCGACGAGACGCGCGACCACGTCCGGAACCGACCGACGAGGGACCGGAGCGGCGTCGCGTCGAGGTTCCCGTCGCGGGCCTCGGGCACCAGCCCCCTCGCGACGAAGAGCACGCTTCCGGCCCACAGTCCGGCGAACAACAGGTGGATCGCGTTTACCGCCGTGTCGATGGTCGCCATGTCCGCCGCTGGGGACGCGGGCGACTTGAATCCGCCGGGACGCTCGCGAGCGACGAGCGCGGAGACCGGGGCGTCGAACCGCCGGGCGTCGAACCGCCGCCCGGCACCGAACCGAAACCGATTAAACGCCCGCTCCCCCACGTTCGGGTGAGCCGAGGTAGCCTAGCCCGGCCAAGGCGGTTGCTTCGAGAGCAACTGTCCGTCAGGACTCGTGAGTTCAAATCTCACCCTCGGCGCTTTCCTCGAAGGTCCACTCGGTAGCCACGCCCGGCGACGCCACGAGCGTCCGGTACACCACGCAGTACCGCTCGGTCGCGTCCCGGATCGACGCCGCCGTCTCGGGGTCCAGCTCGCCGGTCAGCGTCACGTCGAGGCGGATGTCCTGAAAGCCGACCGGCACGTCCGCGACGCCCATCGTGCCCCGGAGGTCCAGGTCGCCCTCGACGGCGACCGACACGTCCGCGTCGACGCCGAAGTTCTCGATCACGGCCTGGGCGGTCAACTGCGAGCAGGCCGCGAGCGCCCCGAGCAACAGGTCGCCGGAACACGCCGCGGTCCCGGATCCCCCGGCCCCCTCGTGGAGCTGTGCCTCGTAGACGGCCTCGCCGACTTCGACGCTACAGCTCGTCGCGTCCGCCGCCTCGTCGCCCGTGGCCGAGAGCGTGATCCGGGCCGCCTCGGGGTCGTCCTCGTATCGTTCCTTCAGCGGTGCCTGCGTCTCGCGGAGGTCGCCGTCCGTCATGCGCTCACGTGGGGCACGGGGAGTAAAAAGGGTCCCGTAGGCGCGCCGGCGACCGCAGCGTGGACCGCCGAGGGCGGTTAATGGCCGATTGACGCCGTCAATGCCCCGATTAACGAAGTGCCTTCGAGTCGTCGCTGTGGTGAGATGGACGACGACGGACTCGCGGTGACGCGACGACGGGCGCTGGGCGCCGTCGCCGCCGGCGCCGCGTCGGTCGGCGTGAGCGTCGGCACCGACGCGTTCCTCGCCGACGACGAATCCTTCGACGGGACCCGGATCGCGGCCGGGGAATTCGACCTCGAAGTCGCGTGGCACGCGGTCGTGGAGTCGGCGACGACCCGCGTGCGGACGAGCGAGGGGTGGCCGACGCTCCGTTCGGACGCCGCCGCCCCGGTCTGTGACCTCTCGGGGCTGACCCCGGGCGACGGTGGCCGACTCACGCTCGCCCTGCGGATCGGCGGGGACTCCGGCTACCTCTCCCTGCTGGGCCGGGAGCGAACCGACGCGGAGAACGGCCAATCGGAGCCCGAAACCGGCGCCCTCCGGGAGTCGATCCCCGCGCACCGCGAGGGCGAACTCGACGAGTTGACGACCGTCCGGGTGTCGTACCTCGACCCCGACGACCCGACCGACCCCGCGGCGACGGGGACGACGACGCCCGTCTGGACCGCGTCGCTCGCGTCGCTCGTCGGCCTCGGCGGCCTCGGCGACGGGGTCCCCCTCGACGGCGGCGAGACGGCGAGCGCGGCCGACCTCCTCGTCGCCGACGCGGCGCGGGGAGCGTACCCCGCCGGCGAGACGCGCTACCTGCGCCTCGACTGGACCGTCCCGACGTGGGTCGGCGCCGGCGTCGCGAGCGACGGGTTCGCCTGCACGTTCGGCCTGTACGGGGAGGAGCGGCGATGACCGACGACCGCACGCGCCGACGCCAGGAGGCCTTCCTCCGCCGGAACCGGGCCGCGCGCCACCAGTTGCTCGACGCGCCGGTTCGGGGTCCCCCGTCCGACGCGGCCGGCGACGACGGTCCGGTGACCAACTACGGCAAGGGGCTGACCCACCGCGAGGACGGGGTGCCGACGGCGGCGGGCTACCGGAGCCTCGTCGAGGCGCTAGCGACCGGAACGGTCGCGGCCTACAACGCCGTCGACCTGGACGCGTCGCCCGAGGCGCGCCCCCTCGCGGAACCCCACGGCGCCCACGGCTTCGAGGGGATGGGCGCGGACCCCCACCAGGTAGCCCTCGCCCCACCCCCCTCGTTCGATTCCCCGACCACGGGCGCGGAACTGGTCGAACTCTACTGGCGCGCGCTCTGTCGGGACGTACCCTTCGGCGCGTTCGACGACGACGGGACCGTCGCGGCGGCCGTCTCGGAACTGGCCGGGACGGCCGGCTACGCCGGTCCCGGGAGCGACGCCGACCCGCGGACTCGGTCCCCCTCGCCCCGCGGGGCCTTCCGGGGACTCCTACCCGGCGCGGGAGTCGGCCCCCGCGTCTCGCAGTTCCTCTGGAAGGACGTCCCGCGGGGTGCCGTCCCGCAGAGCGGGCGGATCCGCGTCCTCGCGGGCGAGGCGGCGACCGGCACCGGCGACGCCGACGTGGTCGGTCCCGGTCCGGACTACCTCGCCGACTGGGCGACGTGGCTCCGGGTCCAGCGTGGGGTCCCCGTCGCCCGGACGAACCCGCCGCCGAACCTGGTCGACCCGGGCGGCGACCCCGACGCGGCGGTCACGCGACACGTCGTCACCGGCCGCGACCTGGCCAACAAGGTCCGCCGGCAGGTGCCCTACCTCGCCGTCCGCGACGCCGCCGAGATCTTGCTGGGGATGGGCGTCCCCTTCGATCCGCGGATCCCCTACCGACAGGGCGGGGCGAGCGAGACGGGGATCCGGACCGCCGACCCGGTGGTCAACTTCGGCGCGCACGACGTGCTGGAGTCGGTCGTGAGCGTCTTCGGCCCCGCCCAGAGCGCCTGCTGGCATCGGAAGTGGGGCGTCCACCGCCGCCTCCGCCCGGAGGCGTACGCGGGGCGGCTGGCGGCCGAGCGGCGGGGACACGGCCCGTTTTCCCTCCCGGCCAACGTCCGCGACTCGGCGGCCCGCGACCGGATCGAGTCGGCGTTCGGCACGCCGCTCCTGCCCCAGGCGTACACGGAGGGGTCGCCCACGCACCCCGCCTACCCCGCGGGCCACGGCGGCGTCGCCGGCGCGACGGTGACCGTCCTGAAGGCGATGTTCGACGGCCGGCACCCGTTCCCGGTCGAGGAGACGGTCGTCCCCGTCGCCGACGGGCGGGCCGAGGGGCGACTGGCCGGCGGCGGGACGACGGCGGTGTTGACGACGCGGCTGGAACCGGTCGCGAACGTCTCGGGGGGAACCGTCGGCGCCACGGCAGACGCCGTCGCCGAGGCCCGGGCCGGGACGGCGACGGTGAACGACGAACTCGACAAGCTCGCGACGAACGTCGCCTTCGGCCGGGACTGGGCCGGCATCCACTACCGCTCCGACGGGGCCGAGGGGTTCCTCCTCGGCGAACAGGTCGCCGTCCGCTACCTCCAGGACCACCTCCGGTCGACGGACCTCCCCTTCGAGGGCTACCGGCTCGAACCCTTCTTCGACGCCTATCCGGGCACGCTCGACGGCGCCGTCCCCAACCTGGACCGGGACGCGATCCTGATCGCGCCGGATCGGATCGGGACGCCCGAGGGGGAGGCGAGTTCGATCACCGTCGCCGACCGGAGCAGGTGATCGTGCGGCGACTCATGCCTCGTGGATCGCCTCGCCCCGGTTGAGGCGCTCGGCGATCCGGAAGGTCTGTTCCGCCTCGCGGCGCGTCGGCGTGTGCGCGGCGAGATAGCGCGAGGTGGCGACGAGGTGGAGTCGCCCCCGCTCCTCGTCGTCGGCCGCATCGTACCGGGCGAACGCGGCTTCGACGTTCTGTCGCGGGTGAAACCCCGCGTCCTCGCGCAGGAGGGCTTCGCCGACCGCCCGCTTCAGGCGCGCGGGGTCGCCGCCGCTTTCGAGGTACGCGGCGGTGTGTCGGCCGGCCTCGCTGACCGTCTCGTCGGCCTCCACCTCGAACGTCTCCAGCAGATCGTCGAGGACGGTATCGGGGGTCCGGTCGCCGCTGGGGTCGGGTAACGGAATCGGCGGCGTGTTGAGAAAGCGGTCGAGGTAGACGTTCACCGCCCCGTCGAAGACGGCGCGGTAGAGCTCTGGGGCGTCGGTTCGTCCGGCCAGCCCACACACCGCGTTGGCGTACGTGTAGGTGTGATGCACCGTGTTCCAGTCGCCGAACTCGTTGGCGGTGCCGAACTGCGCGACCCGTCGGGCGGCGGCGTCGGCGACGGCGCTCGCCAACTGTTCGCCCGTCGCCCCCGCTTCGATGGCGTCGGTTAGCGCGTCCACGATGGCGTGTGGGTCGTCGCCCAGCAGGCGATCAACGAAGTCGTCGGGGGCGGACCACGTCGCCTCTGCGCCCGCGTCGATCAGGGCCGGCAGGTCGTCGCTCGCGTCCGCGACCAGTTCGGCCACGTCGACTGGCTGGCGCCACGACGACCGCTCCTCGGCCCGGTCGGCGTCGGCGAGCGCGGGGACGAGGCTCGGGAGGACGCCGTCGGCGTGGTCCCAGCCGATCCGATCCAGCAGTTCGACGGCCTTGTTCACGAAGTCGAGTCGGTGGCCGGAGTCGAGATAGCGGTGGTCGGTGGCGGCGGCGACGAACATGCCCACGAGCGCCGCCTCGTCGAGGTCGGCTCGAATCGCCGCCCGGAGCACCCGCTCTGCCCCGTCCGCGTCCCGAACGTCGATGGTATCGCGAAACCACTCGCTGAGGCGGTCGGCGTCCACGCCCTCGGTCGCCAGCGGGTCCTGCACGAAGAAGGGGGGTTCGCCGGCGCAGTCGTCGGCGACGGCGCCGAGGCCGACGTAGAGGGCGCGCCGACGGTCCGTGGGGCGGACGTCGTCGAGGAGGTTCGCCATCGCGCTCATCGTCGTCAGGCCGCTCCCCCAGCCCCCCTGTCGGTACCGCGTCCCGAAGGTCGTCCCCACCGTCAGCGGGACGGTCGGGGGGACGCCCGCGTCGTCGAGGCCGATCACGGCCTTGGCGACGACGAGGTCGAGCGCCTCCCGGAGGCCGTGTTCGAGGCGCTCCTCCCAGTGGTCGGCCGGCGGCGTCTCCGGGTCGGGGTCCGGGTCGACGTAGACGTCGCCGTCGCGCACCTCGACGGGGAAGGTGCGCACGTCGTCGGCGAAGGGATCGAACGTGTCGCCGCCGGAGAGTTCGAAGCGGGCGTGGTGCCACGGACAGGTGAGGATCCCGTCGTCGACCGATCCCTCGCTGAGTGGGAAACCCATATGCGGGCACCTGTTATCGACCGCGTGGAACGACCCCTCGTGGTGAAAGAGGCCGAGCGTTCGCCCGCCGACGGTGACGACCTGCGGACTCGCCTCGCGGGCCTCCGCGACGGAGGCGACGCGCTCGAAGCCGGTCATGGGAGAGGGTACCACGCCGACGGGCATAAACTCCCGCTCGGACCCGGGATATAACTCGTCGCCGCCCCCACGCGGCGGTATGACACGTGGAGTCGTGATGCCGCGGAGCGGGGTAATCGACGCCCGGGAGTTCGCCGTCCGGTGTGAGGACCTCGGGTACGACGCCTGCTGGACGGGCGAACTCTGGGGGTGGGACGCCTTCGTGGCGCTGACCGCCATCGCCGACGCCGTCGACGACCTCACCCTCGGCACCGCCATCGTCAACGTCTTCTCCCGCTCCCCGGCGACGCTCGCGGCCGCGGCGGCGTCGCTCGACGAGGTGGCGCCGGCCGGCGTCCGCCTCGGGATCGGTCCGAGCACGGCCAAGGCGACCGAGGACCTCCACGGCCGCGAGTACGACCGCCCGGTGCGGCGCCTCCACGAGACGGCGGAACTCGTCGCCGCCTTCACCGGCGGCGAGGGGCGCGTCGCGTACGAGGGCGAGACCGTCTCGGTGGCCGACTTCCCGGCACTGGAGGCCGACGTGCCCGTCTACACCGCGGCGCTCGGCCCGGCCGCCCGGCGGGCCACCGGCCGCGTCGCCGACGGCTGGCTCCCCCACAACGTCCCCTTCCCCGAACTCGACGAGGCCTTCGAGACGGTCGCGGGGACGGCCCGCGAGGCCGGCCGGGACCCCGACGCCATCACGGTCGCTCCCTACGTCCCCTCGGCGGTCGACGAGGACGGCGAGGCGGCCCGCGCGGCGATCCGCAGCCACGTCGCCTACTACGTCGGGAGCGGCGACGGCTACCGCCGGGCGGTCGCCTCGGCCTTCCCCGAGGCGGCCGAGCGGGTGGCCGAGGCGTGGCGGGCGGGCGACCGGGACGCCGCCCGCGGCGCGGTCACCGCGGAGATGGTCGACGCGCTGGGGGTGGCGGGGACTCCGGAGGAGGCCCGCGAGCGGTTCCGGGCGCTGGCCGGTCGGGACGTGATCGACCACCCCATCGTGGTCGTGCCGGCCGACGCCGACGACGCGACGGCCGAGCGGACGGTCGCGGCGCTTGCCCCTTAGGCCGGGTTCTTCCGCGAGAGGTCGCTCCCGCAGATGGGACAGCGGTCGCGGTGGTCGTCGAACTCGCGGCCACAGCCCTGACACTGGAAGCGCCAGTCGCGCTGTTCGGAGATGCCCTCGCGGGCGATCACCTCGACGGCGACGCCGAGGTGTTCAGCGACGTTCTGCATGGCGTAGTCGTCGGTGACGAGGGTGCCGTCGAGTTCGAAGGCGGCGGCGATCAGGCGCACGTCGGTCCCCGAGAGTTCCTCGGCGTCGCCCGTCTCCGTCGCCGCGCGCTCGATGGTCTCGACGGTGTTGTCCGCCGGGATGTGGATGTGCATCCCCGCGCCCTCCATCGCGTCGTAGCGGTAGGCGCTCTCGTCTTCGAGTTCCTCCTCGACCGCGGGAATCGAGGCCATCCCCTCGGAGGTGTGATACTCGTGAATGAACGCAGAAGAGTCGAGGACGTGCATCTACCGGTCGATGACGATGTAATCTTTCACGGCCTGCACGCGGGAGACTGGGACGTGAAGCCGCCCCTGCTCGTCCTGCTCGAAGCGGGAGTCGGCCGCCGGGAACTCGTCGTTCGGCGAGACGAGGAGGTCGTTCAGGGCCCCCGTCTTCAGGTTCATCGTGATGTTGTACAGCATGCCGAGTTCGGTCCCGTCGGAGCCCATCACGGACTTCCCCGAGAGGTTTTCGGCGAGTACGTCGGACATGACTGGGCTATTCGCGGGGATGACCTTAAACGCCACGGGGTCGTCCGTCGGCCGTCCGACGCGCGCGGCGCCGCCGGTATGTTGAAAGACTTAACTTCGGTCCACGGCTGTTCACCGACAAGGAAACTTCTGCCGGGGGATATCATGTCAGATTCGGACACACGCGACCGACCGGATGCGCTTCGCACCCCCATCGTCGCCGTGCTCGGGCACGTCGACCACGGGAAGACCAGCCTGCTCGACAAGATCCGCGGGTCGGCCGTCAGCGAGGGCGAGG encodes the following:
- a CDS encoding 4Fe-4S dicluster domain-containing protein; translated protein: MPQVYNPQLGREHDYPYEHREEERDWHWGMIVNVNRCINCNTCSFACKSTWTSGKGEEYMWWMNVETEPYGGYPMGWDMRLLDDLDGEQTVFEAAEQGERVHGYVAREEEWEYPALGDDMAHGEYPAGDVVESDLEEGEYHDMWQFYLPRLCNHCKNAACLAACPRQAIYKREEDGIVLLDQERCRGYRKCVKACPYHKPMYNPETGVTEKPVGCYPRIEEGNVPRCVSSCIGKTRLHGNINRGPDAGPPGGSNSAPGGRSPINYLVHSDEKVALPLYPQFGTRPQVFYMPPYHVPPDFLTQMFTPNTAQKRNDWPGGSYRESIEIVQDRVRNPSHHVLGILQLFGATTRLIETYTVKETRVKGYDRRGKKVVDVPFQEEMEVREGELWTNQP
- a CDS encoding molybdopterin-containing oxidoreductase family protein, with product MSLGRRDFIKAAGAGSLGALLTSGWGATQSVDPVTSVDNPLKSYPNRDWEQVYHDIYAYDRVDWTVCHPNCTQSCALNFYMKNGVPIRAEQIYHEEEGSPGPGSPGGYEEAGVSRHWNPRGCMKGLTLHRRTFEPSRIKYPMVRKGWDPEDPSPEGRGEDEFERVSWDEAIDLIAEKMANLEDEKRFHVFNAIKADGLITRHGAGRRLASIFGGCEWTEYDWYADLPPGHVITTGYQTSDADASAWRAADYTIMQGKNLIHNKLADNHWLQETRERGGEMVGVYPDYSPTVQKCDRWLPIRPGSDPAFALGVAHVIIREELYDPEFMRQFTSLPLLIRQDTGKYLRAHEVFPEHEPPEGGTEGEAGLAHHGGGDDWGDFVAVDGDGELVPVTREEVGSETPADAQLEVDREVSLADGTSVAVHTDFARQKANIVERYDPETVEDITTIPAEKLRETAREFAAAEKGQWFTGEGINHWFHSNDSLQRTIFFVQSMLGNVGKRGAGYYNYSGQYKIELLDGYPTYVNPDGHSAHGMYPGYAFAFFGGEQLDPHSIRGDFDGDLDLVPQGDAAEPVLPENADSYTMSRPAILWTMNCNLLNQTKHQEHVVENFVKHPDTGNELLIVSDMHMTYSARHADIVLPVPSWLECEYPDITVGPENPFLQMDSGVMDPIYDTKQDGEICALVAEKLDEKIPPEERTVDSYRSYFAEFLDDDGDVRNYIQETLDAGMTTRDIDVPDLEDGPVRLQLKTYPRIPFYSQIHEDRPFYTKTGRMEFHKEEDRFLELGRDDLDHIESPEGTPYGVNEKWDEAKDEENPLYHDQGYQFYYNTPHPKYRTHSSWGMTDWNLIWSARDFGSTSADPDGTDRLVEDFSFPTGEGETNDAPPLGEAFVEMHPEDAADIDVENGDYVRITGKRGDLVVRVMVSDRQRPRSAGDMGQLTIWHGWWPQHFADDEENEDGIKGYNVTTNIWLDPAQETDDLVHKGVFGDPNISEEIEEEIAWHGATLEAGYEETVWAPTGTNRDDLVEVEKYAEADWWPGDARKDDLFQGYVNGSLQSDGSSDGGDDTATNGTTSSRYNPLRGGDD
- a CDS encoding CopD family protein, translated to MATIDTAVNAIHLLFAGLWAGSVLFVARGLVPEARDGNLDATPLRSLVGRFRTWSRVSSLALFLTGGHLAGTRYTAETLLGSTRGYLVVAMVVLWVVLTGLVEVGSGRLIDGLDERKVRDPARRAAPFLTAAAVAAVGLLVLGGVLL
- a CDS encoding OsmC family protein, translated to MTDGDLRETQAPLKERYEDDPEAARITLSATGDEAADATSCSVEVGEAVYEAQLHEGAGGSGTAACSGDLLLGALAACSQLTAQAVIENFGVDADVSVAVEGDLDLRGTMGVADVPVGFQDIRLDVTLTGELDPETAASIRDATERYCVVYRTLVASPGVATEWTFEESAEGEI